A genomic stretch from Coffea arabica cultivar ET-39 chromosome 10c, Coffea Arabica ET-39 HiFi, whole genome shotgun sequence includes:
- the LOC113714481 gene encoding uncharacterized protein encodes MFDFRCSAGKMSEQQRFCHHHLLLSPFLLAFLSFSLFLAAAAEIHHQNPPPAITRFQQYLQISSAHPTPDYTSAINFLTSFSNSIPSLQSQILYFTPEKDKPLLLLTWPGSDPTLPSILLNSHLDSVPADPSKWVHPPFSAYHSSDGKIFARGAQDDKCIGIQYLEAIKRLIEEKNFSPLRTVHISFVPDEEIGGFDGMAKFVKSDEFKALNLGFVLDEGQASPGDEYRVFYADRQPWHIVIKAVGMPGHGSRMFDNSAMENLMKSVEVITKFRDAEFDKVKAGLAANSEVISANPVFLKAGIPSPTGFVMNVQPSEAEAGFDLRLPPTADPDAVRRRIAEEWAPSWRNMSFEITEKGPLRDHQGRPLLTPTNDSNSWWSVFKQAVTSAGGKLAKPEILPSTTDARFMRQLGIPTIGFSPMRNTPILLHDHNEFLKDSVYLEGIKVYESVIKSLSSFADSS; translated from the exons ATGTTTGACTTCCGATGTTCCGCTGGTAAAATGTCCGAACAACAACGCTTCTGTCACCACCATCTCCTACTCTCCCCATTTCTGCTCGCCTTCCTCTCCTTCTCCCTCTTTCTTGCAGCAGCTGCTGAAATCCACCACCAAAATCCACCGCCCGCTATCACTCGTTTCCAACAATACCTCCAAATAAGCTCTGCCCATCCCACCCCAGACTACACCTCCGCCATCAACTTCCTCACCAGCTTCTCCAACTCCATCCCTTCCCTGCAATCCCAAATCCTTTACTTCACTCCGGAAAAGGACAAACCCCTCCTCCTCTTAACATGGCCCGGCTCAGACCCCACTCTTCCATCCATCCTCCTCAACTCCCACCTCGACTCCGTGCCAGCAGACCCCTCCAAGTGGGTTCATCCCCCCTTCTCCGCTTACCACTCCTCCGACGGAAAAATCTTTGCCCGCGGCGCCCAGGATGATAAATGCATCGGTATTCAGTATTTGGAGGCGATAAAGAGGTTAATTGAGGAGAAAAACTTCAGCCCTCTTCGGACCGTGCACATCTCATTTGTCCCAGATGAGGAGATTGGGGGTTTTGATGGGATGGCGAAGTTCGTGAAATCCGACGAGTTTAAGGCATTGAATCTGGGGTTTGTGTTGGATGAAGGGCAGGCCTCGCCTGGAGATGAGTATAGAGTGTTTTATGCTGACCGGCAGCCGTGGCATATCGTGATTAAGGCAGTTGGAATGCCCGGTCATGGGTCGAGGATGTTTGATAATTCAGCaatggagaatttgatgaagaGTGTGGAGGTTATTACCAAGTTTAGAGATGCTGAATTTGACAAGGTTAAGGCTGGGCTGGCTGCCAATTCTGAGGTTATTTCTGCAAATCCCGTGTTTTTGAAGGCTGGAATTCCTTCTCCCACA GGATTTGTGATGAATGTACAACCCTCTGAGGCAGAGGCAGGATTTGACTTGCGGCTGCCACCAACAGCTGACCCGGATGCCGTGAGAAGAAGGATTGCAGAGGAATGGGCACCCTCTTGGAGGAATATGAGTTTTGAG ATAACAGAGAAAGGACCTCTAAGAGACCACCAAGGACGCCCATTATTGACTCCGACAAATGATTCCAATTCTTGGTGGTCTGTTTTCAAGCAAGCTGTCACTTCTGCTGGTGGTAAACTTGCAAAGCCTGAAATCTTGCCATCAACTACTGATGCTCGGTTCATGAGGCAGCTTGGAATTCCTACCATTGGGTTTTCACCTATGAGAAACACGCCAATACTACTTCATGACCACAATGAG TTCCTGAAGGATTCTGTCTATTTGGAGGGAATTAAAGTATACGAATCTGTAATCAAATCTTTGAGCTCTTTTGCTGATTCTTCATGA